The proteins below come from a single Chloroflexota bacterium genomic window:
- a CDS encoding putative quinol monooxygenase, producing the protein MHILFVTIHMKPDHREEYLAEMLLNAKGAREDEPGCLRFDVVQDANDANTIHLYEVYTDEAAFQAHTQAPHFLRMRETTGDWREGQSVHMGSNLAPTDEEWG; encoded by the coding sequence ATGCACATTCTGTTTGTGACGATCCATATGAAGCCGGATCACCGGGAGGAGTATCTGGCGGAGATGCTGCTGAATGCGAAGGGCGCTCGGGAGGACGAGCCGGGGTGCCTTCGGTTCGACGTGGTGCAGGACGCGAACGACGCGAACACGATCCACCTGTACGAGGTGTACACGGATGAGGCGGCGTTCCAGGCGCATACGCAAGCGCCGCACTTCCTTCGGATGCGGGAGACCACCGGCGACTGGCGCGAGGGGCAATCGGTGCACATGGGGAGCAATCTTGCGCCGACGGACGAGGAGTGGGGGTAG